A genomic segment from Oncorhynchus clarkii lewisi isolate Uvic-CL-2024 chromosome 14, UVic_Ocla_1.0, whole genome shotgun sequence encodes:
- the LOC139365923 gene encoding homeobox protein CDX-1-like, whose amino-acid sequence MYSNSVGHPTQPLNSQNFMQYTDFTGYHHVTGISDPHSQTTGVWNPAYLAGPREEWSPYGQSVDFHGLSPGSEQIHFSSPDLTSILPTGPGTLPSLNSPAGQYSPDSERRNSYDWIRHNVHSSSTGGKTRTKDKYRVVYTDQQRLELEKEFQYSRYITIRRKTELALGLSLSERQVKIWFQNRRAKERKITKKKIQLSQQTSKTTTTLTLTPSCLADPSNGSMATSSSLLSETISMTIKEEY is encoded by the exons ATGTACTCAAATTCGGTGGGACACCCGACTCAACCTCTGAACAGTCAGAACTTCATGCAATATACGGATTTCACCGGTTATCATCACGTCACAGGCATCAGTGACCCACATTCCCAGACGACAGGTGTGTGGAACCCTGCTTACTTAGCAGGTCCGCGGGAGGAGTGGTCACCGTATGGCCAGAGCGTGGACTTCCACGGTTTGAGCCCAGGTTCAGAACAGATACATTTCAGTTCCCCGGATCTGACATCCATCCTGCCTACGGGGCCGGGTACTCTTCCATCACTCAACTCCCCTGCCGGGCAGTACTCTCCAGATTCAGAGAGAAGAAACTCATACGACTGGATCAGACACAATGTACATTCATCCAGTACAG GAGGGAAGACGCGGACCAAGGACAAGTACAGGGTGGTGTACACAGACCAGCAGCGCCTGGAGCTAGAGAAGGAGTTCCAGTACAGCCGTTACATCACCATCAGGAGGAAGACAGAGCTGGCCCTGGGCCTCAGCCTCTCAGAGAGACAG GTAAAGATCTGGTTCCAGAACAGGAGAGCCAAGGAGAGGAAAATTACCAAGAAGAAGATCCAGCTGTCCCAGCAGACCTCTAAGACTACAActaccctgaccttaaccccatcctGCCTGGCTGACCCCAGCAACGGCTCCATGGCAACCAGCTCCAGCTTGTTGTCAGAGACAATATCAATGACTATCAAAGAGGAGTACTGA
- the LOC139365924 gene encoding uncharacterized protein has product MEAVFGLLGILVGVSHGMVTSCDARQNRSCYAALGGTVYLQLVTDARAYEITLKKDYSIRIFRMKDNEVIIHDSITARSHFFISNGTFMINNTERTDLAQYVIVTFDKNGTSLGTRGLQLLIEAPVSPAKLSSECLSNGEVRVSCSSEGDGPQYSWTLDGQPLRDTEASPGDKTDTITLKKGQSGDLTCTVKNNINSVTTSERISHCPALIYINCTKPNKTKTAEWVISAGNTLCAKPTPVATTTGTEASTSRTTTVIIWMVAGSLAAVVIVLVMVLAVYCVQKKNKHSKTPANDDSQVVEYADVRILKKQMRQEEREASIEVEYGQFKTLHGPRRKVDTPDTPEEEDCVYARVQKGQEARYCLDSI; this is encoded by the exons ATGGAGGCTGTGTTTGGACTGCTGGGGATCTTAGTAGGAGTGTCTCATG GTATGGTGACCTCCTGTGATGCTAGACAGAACAGGTCATGTTATGCAGCTCTGGGAGGAACTGTCTATCTCCAGCTGGTGACTGATGCCAGAGCATATGAAATCACGCTTAAAAAAGACTATTCTATACGAATATTCCGAATGAAAGACAATGAGGTGATAATCCATGACTCCATTACAGCTAGGTCACACTTCTTCATCAGCAATGGGACATTTATGATAAATAACACAGAAAGGACTGATTTAGCTCAATACGTAATTGTAACCTTTGATAAAAATGGAACATCATTGGGCACCAGAGGACTACAACTGTTAATTGAAG CCCCTGTGTCCCCTGCAAAGCTGTCCTCTGAGTGCCTGTCTAATGGAGAGGTGAGGGTGTCCTGCTCCTCTGAGGGGGACGGTCCCCAGTACAGCTGGACTCTGGATGGACAACCACTGAGAGACACTGAGGCCTCTCCTGGTGACAAGACAGACACCATCACGCTGAAGAAAGGCCAGTCTGGAGATCTCACCTGCACCGTCAAAAACAACATCAACAGTGTTACCACCAGCGAGAGAATCTCGCACTGTCCAG CACTCATATATATTAACTGCACCAAACCCAACAAGACAAAGACAGCAGAGTGGGTGATTTCAGCTGGTAATACCCTGTGTGCTAAGCCTACACCAGTGGCAACCACGACTGGGACTGAGGCCTCCACCAGTAGAACAACCACTG TGATCatctggatggtagcagggtcTCTGGCAGCAGTGGTTATTGTCCTAGTGATGGTGTTGGCAGTTTACTGTGTCCAGAAGAAAAATAAACATTCAAAGACGCCAG ctaATGATGACAGCCAGGTTGTGGAATACGCTGATGTCAGGATACTGAAGAAGCAgatgagacaggaggagagggaggcgtCGATCGAGGTGGAGTATGGACAGTTTAAAACATTACACGGTCCCCGGCGGAAGGTAGACACACCTGACACACCTGAGGAGGAGGACTGTGTATACGCCAGGGTACAGAAAGGCCAGGAAGCAAGGTACTGTCTAGATTCAATATGA